The proteins below come from a single Dryobates pubescens isolate bDryPub1 chromosome 16, bDryPub1.pri, whole genome shotgun sequence genomic window:
- the G3BP1 gene encoding ras GTPase-activating protein-binding protein 1 isoform X2 yields the protein MVMEKPSPLLVGREFVRQYYTLLNQAPDYLHRFYGKNSSYVHGGLDSNGKPADAVYGQSDIHKKVLSLNFKDCHTKIRHVDAHATLNDGVVVQVMGELSNNMQPVRRFMQTFVLAPEGSVANKFYVHNDIFRYQDEVFGDSDTEPPEESEEEGEEPEERQQTPEAVPDDTGAYYEQTVSNDIEEHLEETAAEAEPEPEPEPEQEPEQEVQEEKSEPVLEESAPEETVEKSPSPAPADPAPAVQEDSRTFSWASVTSKNLPPSGAVPVSGIPPHVVKVPVSQPRPEAKPESQTPPQRPQRDQRVREQRTSIPPQRGPRPIREGEQGDVETRRIVRYPDSHQLFVGNLPHDVDKTELKDFFQKLGFSLAGYGNVVELRINSGGKLPNFGFVVFDDPEPVQKILSSRPIMFRGDVRLNVEEKKTRAAREGDRRDNRPRGPGGTRGGLGGGIRGPPRGGMSQKPGFGAGRGIGQRQ from the exons ATGGTGATGGAGAAGCCAAGTCCCCTGCTGGTCGGGCGGGAATTTGTGAGGCAGTACTATACTCTGCTGAACCAAGCACCTGACTACTTGCACAG GTTTTATGGAAAGAACTCTTCTTATGTCCATGGTGGCTTGGATTCTAATGGGAAACCAGCTGATGCAGTCTATGGGCAATCT GATATCCACAAGAAGGTGCTGTCATTAAACTTCAAGGATTGCCACACAAAGATTCGCCACGTGGATGCCCATGCCACCCTCAACGATGGTGTTGTAGTCCAGGTGATGGGAGAGCTCTCCAACAACATGCAGCCCGTGCGCAGGTTCATGCAGACGTTCGTACTTGCACCTGAG GGTTCTGTTGCAAACAAGTTTTATGTCCACAATGATATCTTCCGCTACCAAGATGAGGTGTTTGGTGACTCTGACACTGAGCCTCCAGAGG AatcagaggaggaaggggaggaaccTGAGGAAAGACAGCAGACACCTGAGGCTGTTCCTGATGATACTGGTGCTTATTATGAGCAGACTGTCAG CAATGACATTGAGGAACATCTGGAAGagacagctgcagaagcagagcctgagccaGAGCCAGAACCGGAACAAGAACCTGAACAGGAGGTGCAGGAGGAAAAATCTGAGCCTGTCTTAGAGGAGTCAGCTCCAGAAGAGACTGTGGAAAagagtccttctccagctcctgctgatccagctcctgcagtgcaaGAGGACTCCAGG ACATTTTCCTGGGCATCAGTAACCAGTAAGAACCTCCCTCCCAGTGGAGCTGTTCCAGTTTCTGGAATACCACCTCATGTTGTGAAAGTACCGGTCTCACAG CCCCGCCCTGAGGCAAAGCCTGAATCTCAGACCCCACCTCAGAGACCTCAGAGGGATCAGCGAGTGAGGGAGCAGCGAACAAGCATCCCACCGCAGAGGGGTCCTAGACCAA TTCGTGAGGGCGAACAAGGAGACGTGGAAACCCGTCGGATTGTGAGATACCCTGACAGTCATCAGCTGTTTGTTGGGAACCTCCCCCATGATGTGGATAAAACTGAACTTAAAGACTTCTTCCAAA AACTTGGCTTTTCTCTTGCAGGCTATGGCAATGTTGTTGAACTCCGCATCAACAGTGGTGGAAAGCTCCCCAATTTTGGGTTTGTGGTGTTTGATGATCCTGAGCCAGTTCAGAAGATCCTTAGCAGCAGG CCCATCATGTTCAGGGGAGACGTGCGCCTGAACGTGGAGGAGAAGAAAACGCGGGCCGCCAGGGAGGGCGACCGCAGGGATAACAGACCACGTGGACCCGGAGGCACTcgtggggggctgggaggtgggatTCGAGGGCCTCCACGTGGAGGAATGTCCCAGAAGCCAGGCTTTGGAGCTGGAAGGGGGATCGGGCAACGCCAGTGA
- the ATOX1 gene encoding copper transport protein ATOX1 → MPKHEFFVDMTCEGCSNAVTRVLHRLGGVQFDIDLPNKKVCIDSEHNVDTLLETLKKTGKNASYLGEKSAQ, encoded by the exons ATGCCG AAACACGAGTTCTTTGTGGACATGACCTGCGAAGGCTGCTCCAACGCAGTCACCCGCGtcctgcacaggctgggag GTGTCCAGTTTGATATTGACCTGCCCAACAAGAAGGTGTGCATCGACTCTGAGCACAACGTTGACACCCTGTTGGAAACCCTAAAGAAGACTGGAAAGAATGCTTCCTACCTGGGGGAGAAGTCTGCACAGTAG
- the G3BP1 gene encoding ras GTPase-activating protein-binding protein 1 isoform X1, giving the protein MSFQLTKEMVMEKPSPLLVGREFVRQYYTLLNQAPDYLHRFYGKNSSYVHGGLDSNGKPADAVYGQSDIHKKVLSLNFKDCHTKIRHVDAHATLNDGVVVQVMGELSNNMQPVRRFMQTFVLAPEGSVANKFYVHNDIFRYQDEVFGDSDTEPPEESEEEGEEPEERQQTPEAVPDDTGAYYEQTVSNDIEEHLEETAAEAEPEPEPEPEQEPEQEVQEEKSEPVLEESAPEETVEKSPSPAPADPAPAVQEDSRTFSWASVTSKNLPPSGAVPVSGIPPHVVKVPVSQPRPEAKPESQTPPQRPQRDQRVREQRTSIPPQRGPRPIREGEQGDVETRRIVRYPDSHQLFVGNLPHDVDKTELKDFFQKLGFSLAGYGNVVELRINSGGKLPNFGFVVFDDPEPVQKILSSRPIMFRGDVRLNVEEKKTRAAREGDRRDNRPRGPGGTRGGLGGGIRGPPRGGMSQKPGFGAGRGIGQRQ; this is encoded by the exons ATGAG TTTTCAGTTGACCAAAGAAATGGTGATGGAGAAGCCAAGTCCCCTGCTGGTCGGGCGGGAATTTGTGAGGCAGTACTATACTCTGCTGAACCAAGCACCTGACTACTTGCACAG GTTTTATGGAAAGAACTCTTCTTATGTCCATGGTGGCTTGGATTCTAATGGGAAACCAGCTGATGCAGTCTATGGGCAATCT GATATCCACAAGAAGGTGCTGTCATTAAACTTCAAGGATTGCCACACAAAGATTCGCCACGTGGATGCCCATGCCACCCTCAACGATGGTGTTGTAGTCCAGGTGATGGGAGAGCTCTCCAACAACATGCAGCCCGTGCGCAGGTTCATGCAGACGTTCGTACTTGCACCTGAG GGTTCTGTTGCAAACAAGTTTTATGTCCACAATGATATCTTCCGCTACCAAGATGAGGTGTTTGGTGACTCTGACACTGAGCCTCCAGAGG AatcagaggaggaaggggaggaaccTGAGGAAAGACAGCAGACACCTGAGGCTGTTCCTGATGATACTGGTGCTTATTATGAGCAGACTGTCAG CAATGACATTGAGGAACATCTGGAAGagacagctgcagaagcagagcctgagccaGAGCCAGAACCGGAACAAGAACCTGAACAGGAGGTGCAGGAGGAAAAATCTGAGCCTGTCTTAGAGGAGTCAGCTCCAGAAGAGACTGTGGAAAagagtccttctccagctcctgctgatccagctcctgcagtgcaaGAGGACTCCAGG ACATTTTCCTGGGCATCAGTAACCAGTAAGAACCTCCCTCCCAGTGGAGCTGTTCCAGTTTCTGGAATACCACCTCATGTTGTGAAAGTACCGGTCTCACAG CCCCGCCCTGAGGCAAAGCCTGAATCTCAGACCCCACCTCAGAGACCTCAGAGGGATCAGCGAGTGAGGGAGCAGCGAACAAGCATCCCACCGCAGAGGGGTCCTAGACCAA TTCGTGAGGGCGAACAAGGAGACGTGGAAACCCGTCGGATTGTGAGATACCCTGACAGTCATCAGCTGTTTGTTGGGAACCTCCCCCATGATGTGGATAAAACTGAACTTAAAGACTTCTTCCAAA AACTTGGCTTTTCTCTTGCAGGCTATGGCAATGTTGTTGAACTCCGCATCAACAGTGGTGGAAAGCTCCCCAATTTTGGGTTTGTGGTGTTTGATGATCCTGAGCCAGTTCAGAAGATCCTTAGCAGCAGG CCCATCATGTTCAGGGGAGACGTGCGCCTGAACGTGGAGGAGAAGAAAACGCGGGCCGCCAGGGAGGGCGACCGCAGGGATAACAGACCACGTGGACCCGGAGGCACTcgtggggggctgggaggtgggatTCGAGGGCCTCCACGTGGAGGAATGTCCCAGAAGCCAGGCTTTGGAGCTGGAAGGGGGATCGGGCAACGCCAGTGA